From one Deinococcus aetherius genomic stretch:
- a CDS encoding nucleotidyltransferase domain-containing protein translates to MTETLERHDIPYQVTGGLAGNVHGSRWPLHDLDLDVRTADLPRLAALFAPAVVWGPGRYVDAEFDLPLLRLNVDGVEVDFSGAEDAWARRNGKRLPLVTDLARAERRVFAGVNLWVVPLADLITYKTVLGRTADLEELSRLNGAGRGKDR, encoded by the coding sequence TTGACCGAGACACTGGAACGCCACGACATCCCGTACCAGGTCACGGGGGGCCTCGCGGGCAACGTCCACGGCTCCCGCTGGCCCCTGCACGACCTCGACCTCGACGTGAGGACCGCCGACCTGCCGCGCCTCGCCGCCCTGTTCGCCCCCGCCGTGGTGTGGGGGCCGGGGCGGTACGTGGACGCCGAGTTCGACCTGCCGCTGCTGAGGTTGAACGTGGACGGGGTGGAGGTCGATTTCAGCGGGGCCGAGGACGCCTGGGCCAGGAGGAACGGGAAGCGCCTGCCCCTCGTCACGGACCTCGCGCGGGCCGAGCGGCGCGTGTTCGCAGGGGTGAACCTGTGGGTCGTCCCGCTCGCGGACCTCATCACGTACAAGACGGTGCTGGGCCGAACGGCGGACCTGGAGGAACTCTCCCGCCTGAACGGAGCGGGGCGCGGGAAGGACAGGTGA
- a CDS encoding Fic family protein — protein sequence MGQIALMEQLGLSLPEPHVRSYIINGARRTVERPDRTEHFYPPQYLVGETVRDHLRFTLRYEAFDLRVLIAAFGQMGGGEIARWVMDEPTGAYSRRAWFLYEHFTGERLDLPDITMGNYVDALDAGRHIVATPVNSPRHRVRDNLLGTRDLCVTVRRTETLKELRQARLDLLAQQLITQYDPHTLARAVTYLYTKETRSSYDIEGETPSHDRFEGFVRVLREAATFTPTPEALVRLQNQIVDPRFAVSGVRDNQNYVGEATRFGEYVHYVCPKPEDVPTLMRGWSALTERLLNDPQIDPVIAAACIAFSFVFIHPFEDGNGRIHRFLIHHTLAKRKYSPPGVIFPVSASILRSKDKYDEVLETFSRPLLAHLSYELNEQWEMTVPGDTYPLYRAFDATAFAEYLYARVRETVERDLKEELSWITAYDDVYAIVTGVVDMPDRMARNLTRYFVQEGGRLSNHKRRQFSQITEAEIAEMTALMARLFRPERESGDTG from the coding sequence GTGGGCCAAATCGCCCTCATGGAGCAGTTGGGGTTGAGTCTTCCCGAGCCGCACGTCCGCTCGTACATCATCAACGGGGCTCGGCGCACGGTTGAGCGCCCCGACCGAACCGAACACTTCTATCCCCCCCAGTATCTGGTGGGTGAGACCGTCCGGGACCACCTCCGCTTCACCCTGCGGTACGAGGCCTTTGACCTGCGGGTGTTGATCGCCGCCTTCGGGCAGATGGGCGGCGGGGAGATCGCCCGTTGGGTGATGGACGAGCCCACTGGCGCCTACAGTCGCCGGGCTTGGTTCCTGTACGAGCACTTCACCGGCGAGCGACTCGACCTGCCCGACATCACCATGGGCAACTACGTCGACGCCCTCGATGCGGGGCGCCATATCGTCGCCACGCCCGTCAACTCTCCCAGACACCGGGTGCGCGACAACCTCCTCGGCACGCGGGACCTCTGTGTCACCGTGAGGCGCACGGAGACCCTGAAGGAGTTACGGCAGGCCCGTCTGGACCTGCTGGCTCAGCAACTCATCACGCAGTATGACCCGCACACGCTCGCCCGGGCCGTCACGTACCTGTACACTAAGGAGACGCGGTCGTCCTACGACATCGAGGGCGAGACGCCCTCCCACGACCGCTTCGAGGGGTTCGTCCGGGTGCTGCGGGAGGCGGCGACCTTCACGCCGACCCCTGAGGCGCTGGTGCGGCTACAGAACCAGATCGTCGACCCCCGCTTCGCCGTCAGCGGCGTCCGCGACAACCAGAACTACGTGGGCGAGGCCACCCGTTTCGGGGAGTACGTCCACTACGTGTGCCCCAAGCCCGAGGACGTGCCCACCCTGATGCGTGGCTGGTCGGCCCTGACGGAGCGTCTCCTGAACGACCCTCAGATCGACCCGGTGATCGCGGCGGCGTGTATCGCCTTCTCCTTCGTCTTCATCCACCCCTTCGAGGACGGGAACGGCCGTATCCATCGTTTCCTGATCCACCACACTCTCGCCAAGCGCAAGTACAGCCCACCGGGGGTGATCTTCCCGGTCAGCGCCTCGATCCTGAGGAGCAAGGACAAGTATGACGAGGTGCTGGAGACCTTCTCCCGCCCCCTGCTCGCCCACCTGAGCTACGAGTTGAACGAGCAGTGGGAGATGACGGTGCCGGGCGACACCTATCCCCTGTACCGTGCCTTCGACGCCACGGCCTTCGCGGAGTACCTGTACGCCCGGGTGCGGGAGACCGTCGAGCGCGACCTGAAGGAGGAACTGTCGTGGATCACGGCGTATGACGACGTGTACGCCATCGTGACGGGTGTGGTCGATATGCCCGACCGGATGGCGCGCAACCTCACCCGCTACTTCGTGCAGGAGGGGGGCCGCCTCTCCAACCACAAGCGGAGGCAGTTTTCCCAAATTACCGAGGCTGAGATCGCGGAGATGACGGCGCTGATGGCCCGCCTGTTTCGGCCGGAGAGAGAGTCGGGCGACACGGGTTGA
- a CDS encoding NAD(P)/FAD-dependent oxidoreductase — protein MTEAPLHDTLIIGGGPAGLSAATHLAFHRRDVVVIDRASGPLRYTTTPLHNVPGFVGERGVDILKRLRGDAEGAGARLVRSNVTRVSGQEGDFTVETDVGTFRARTLLLATGVARHHPRVSGRFEPWLPYAAKGNTYYCPDCESPEVLGQDVLVIGVNSPVGAASVALTLSEFAREVRVLLTDSEELDEPWAGRLARRGITWQVGEIAAVEGKRGHLDALTLADGTRLTPEGVFVVGPKTPRNDLAVQLGLELSEKGHVKTGWRGQTNVPDVWAAGDVQPQTQQVSVALGSGNIAAVMIDQTLTRLGLRDLGREVTEALAAD, from the coding sequence ATGACTGAAGCGCCCCTGCACGACACCCTGATCATTGGCGGCGGCCCCGCCGGGCTCTCGGCGGCCACCCACCTCGCCTTCCACCGCCGCGACGTGGTGGTCATCGACCGAGCCAGCGGCCCGCTCCGGTACACCACGACGCCCCTGCACAACGTGCCGGGTTTCGTGGGCGAGCGTGGGGTGGACATCCTGAAGCGGTTGCGGGGAGACGCCGAGGGGGCCGGGGCGAGGCTCGTGAGGAGCAACGTCACGCGCGTCTCCGGGCAGGAGGGCGACTTCACGGTGGAGACGGACGTGGGAACCTTCCGCGCCCGCACCCTGCTGCTCGCCACGGGGGTTGCCCGGCACCACCCCCGCGTCTCGGGCCGCTTCGAGCCCTGGCTCCCCTACGCCGCCAAGGGCAACACGTACTACTGCCCGGACTGCGAGTCGCCGGAGGTGCTGGGCCAGGACGTGCTCGTGATCGGGGTGAACTCACCCGTGGGGGCGGCCAGCGTGGCGCTGACCCTCTCCGAGTTCGCACGGGAGGTGCGGGTGCTGCTCACCGACTCCGAGGAACTCGACGAGCCGTGGGCCGGGCGACTGGCCCGCCGGGGCATCACCTGGCAGGTAGGGGAGATCGCGGCCGTGGAGGGCAAGCGCGGGCACCTCGACGCCCTGACCCTCGCGGACGGAACACGCCTCACCCCGGAGGGCGTGTTCGTGGTCGGGCCGAAGACTCCCCGCAACGACCTCGCCGTGCAGCTTGGCCTGGAGCTGAGCGAGAAGGGGCACGTCAAGACCGGCTGGCGCGGGCAGACGAACGTGCCGGACGTGTGGGCCGCCGGGGACGTGCAGCCGCAGACCCAGCAGGTCTCGGTGGCCTTGGGTTCGGGCAACATCGCCGCTGTGATGATCGACCAGACGCTGACCAGGCTGGGACTGCGCGACCTCGGTCGTGAGGTCACCGAAGCCCTCGCCGCCGACTGA
- a CDS encoding TspO/MBR family protein, with amino-acid sequence MPDMLSARSLRSPSSPWWMALVFSLGTLLLGMVSAGLSFATAGEHSTAIPLGALPPVWPPAWVFWAVWIVIYPCWGMATYLVWRRRGEADVRGALVLYALNLLGNLFFLPLSNLTANNPAVLTLLDANGLVGIYALAWLYTRYNRVTLWWLSPFLVWMPLTTALKMWFWLLNT; translated from the coding sequence ATGCCTGACATGCTCTCGGCCCGTTCACTCCGCTCTCCCTCCTCGCCCTGGTGGATGGCCCTGGTATTTTCCCTCGGCACCCTACTTCTGGGCATGGTGTCGGCGGGCTTGAGCTTTGCAACGGCTGGAGAGCACTCCACGGCGATTCCGCTGGGTGCCTTGCCGCCCGTCTGGCCTCCCGCCTGGGTGTTCTGGGCGGTCTGGATCGTGATTTACCCGTGTTGGGGGATGGCGACCTACCTCGTCTGGCGCCGGCGCGGGGAGGCGGACGTGCGGGGCGCCCTGGTGCTGTACGCGCTCAACCTGTTGGGGAATCTGTTCTTCCTGCCGCTGAGCAACTTGACCGCCAACAATCCTGCCGTGCTCACCCTGCTCGACGCCAACGGGCTCGTCGGCATCTACGCGCTCGCGTGGTTGTACACCCGGTACAACCGGGTGACGCTGTGGTGGCTGTCGCCCTTTTTAGTGTGGATGCCGCTGACGACGGCTCTGAAGATGTGGTTCTGGTTGCTCAACACTTGA
- a CDS encoding YkgB family protein, with protein MRDPSPRPPEGVLLAVGGFLLRYGVVLLLVVYGLAKWTRAEALAIQPLVEHSPLTSWLYQLTSVQRGSEALGVVELSTATLMALRPLSPRLSAVGSLLAAGMFLVTLSFLVTTPGIDPGTGGFLTKDLILLGASLWTAGEALRAVRTASPRARRRAGLV; from the coding sequence GTGCGCGACCCTTCCCCCCGACCTCCTGAAGGCGTGCTCCTGGCCGTGGGCGGCTTCCTGCTGCGGTACGGCGTGGTGCTGCTGCTGGTGGTCTACGGCCTGGCGAAGTGGACGCGGGCGGAGGCGCTCGCCATCCAGCCCCTCGTCGAGCACAGCCCGCTGACCTCCTGGCTCTACCAGCTCACGAGCGTGCAGCGCGGATCCGAGGCGCTCGGAGTCGTGGAGCTGAGCACCGCGACCCTGATGGCCCTGCGCCCGCTCTCCCCCCGCCTGTCCGCCGTGGGCAGCCTGCTCGCCGCCGGGATGTTCCTCGTGACCCTGAGCTTTCTCGTCACGACGCCGGGCATCGACCCGGGCACCGGCGGCTTTCTGACCAAGGACCTGATCCTGCTCGGCGCGTCGCTGTGGACTGCCGGAGAAGCCCTGCGCGCGGTCCGAACCGCTTCCCCCCGAGCACGCCGCCGGGCGGGGCTGGTGTGA
- a CDS encoding NAD(P)-dependent oxidoreductase produces MSGTVAVLGVGAMGSRVARRLLAGGLGVSVYNRSPDATVALQSQGARVATTPREAAGGADVVVAMVTDDDASRAVWEGEEGALEGLVPGAVAVESSTLTPTRIRELAARAQARGASFLDAPVVGSRPQAEAGQLVYLVGGDEATLARVRPVLDLAGSAVHHVGEVGQGTAMKLAVNALFAVQVAALGELLGFLRRSGVDEARAAEVLGALPVLSPAAKGALASMAARNFAPLFPVALVTKDLRYILEAATTGEAELPLSQAAREVFGRAEAAGYGHEHLAAVARLFGGHGPTRSP; encoded by the coding sequence GTGAGCGGCACGGTCGCGGTCCTGGGGGTGGGCGCCATGGGCTCGCGCGTGGCGCGGCGTCTCCTGGCGGGCGGGCTCGGGGTCTCGGTCTACAACCGCTCGCCGGACGCGACCGTGGCCCTGCAATCACAGGGGGCCCGGGTGGCGACGACCCCCCGTGAGGCCGCGGGGGGCGCGGACGTCGTGGTGGCGATGGTGACGGACGACGACGCCTCCCGGGCCGTGTGGGAGGGTGAGGAGGGGGCGCTGGAGGGGCTGGTGCCCGGCGCGGTCGCCGTGGAATCGAGCACGCTCACGCCGACCCGCATCCGGGAGCTGGCGGCGCGGGCCCAGGCACGCGGAGCCTCCTTTCTGGACGCGCCGGTCGTGGGCTCGCGCCCCCAGGCGGAGGCGGGGCAACTGGTGTACCTCGTGGGCGGCGACGAGGCGACGCTCGCGCGTGTTCGGCCCGTCCTCGACCTCGCGGGAAGCGCCGTGCATCACGTCGGCGAGGTCGGGCAGGGCACGGCCATGAAGCTCGCCGTGAACGCGCTGTTCGCCGTGCAGGTCGCGGCGCTGGGCGAACTCCTCGGCTTTCTGCGCCGCTCGGGCGTCGACGAGGCCCGGGCGGCCGAGGTCCTCGGCGCACTCCCCGTGCTGAGCCCGGCCGCGAAGGGTGCCCTCGCCTCGATGGCCGCACGTAACTTCGCCCCGCTCTTTCCCGTGGCCCTCGTGACCAAGGACCTGCGGTACATCCTTGAGGCGGCCACGACGGGGGAAGCCGAACTCCCCCTGAGCCAGGCGGCCCGCGAGGTGTTCGGGCGCGCCGAGGCCGCAGGGTACGGCCACGAGCACCTTGCGGCGGTGGCACGACTCTTCGGTGGACACGGACCGACGAGATCCCCCTGA
- a CDS encoding peroxiredoxin family protein has protein sequence MTQTQSPALRLQPGAAFPALSAPLLGGGTLTLPQDALGAWSVVLLYRGDWCPYCRTQLTDFQRAAEKYAAAGVRVFALSADTEEEAQKTLTRHALTLPVAYGLNPGAVARSHGASTGEDGAYLQATGFVLRPDGTVALSLYSSGAVGRLNAADTLGFIQYLQKH, from the coding sequence ATGACCCAGACCCAGAGCCCCGCACTCCGCCTCCAGCCCGGCGCCGCCTTTCCTGCCCTCTCCGCGCCGCTCCTGGGTGGCGGTACCCTCACCCTGCCGCAAGACGCCCTGGGGGCCTGGAGCGTCGTGCTGCTCTACCGGGGCGACTGGTGCCCGTACTGCCGCACCCAGCTCACCGACTTCCAGCGCGCCGCCGAGAAGTACGCGGCAGCCGGCGTGAGGGTCTTCGCCCTGTCCGCCGACACGGAGGAGGAGGCGCAGAAGACCTTGACCCGCCACGCCCTCACCCTGCCGGTGGCCTACGGCCTGAACCCGGGGGCGGTGGCCCGCAGCCACGGCGCGTCCACGGGTGAGGACGGCGCGTACCTTCAGGCCACGGGCTTCGTGCTGCGCCCGGACGGCACGGTCGCGCTCTCGCTGTATTCCAGCGGCGCCGTCGGGCGACTGAACGCCGCCGACACACTCGGCTTCATCCAGTACCTTCAGAAGCACTGA
- a CDS encoding LysR substrate-binding domain-containing protein, with protein sequence MPLLPDFAALYPDLALDLVLTDGAPDLVEERIDVALRLGPPPAAGLRAV encoded by the coding sequence GTGCCGCTGCTGCCCGACTTCGCGGCGCTCTATCCCGATCTCGCCCTCGACCTGGTGCTCACCGACGGCGCACCGGACCTTGTGGAGGAGCGCATCGACGTGGCCCTGCGCCTGGGGCCGCCCCCCGCCGCCGGACTGCGGGCCGTTTAA
- a CDS encoding LysR family transcriptional regulator, which translates to MDVETLRTFLDVVRRGNFAAVARDRNVDPSSVSRAVAALEAELGLRLFHRTTRRLAPTEAGLVYFRRVEPLVEELERARLGAADTESHPRGTLRIASPVSFAQLNLVPLLPDFAALYPDLALDLVLTDGAPDLVEERIDVALRLGPPPAAGLRAVPLARMDARVCASPAYLERAGRPERPGDLTRHAGLLLHLAGFRDVWRFRSPDGRVTEVEVPARLRTSNAVALKMCALGGMGVLLQARWIVGRELRAGTLVDLFPDFEVSATTYEDAGVWLAYPDRAYLPLKVRVFEDFLRRAFAAGPPWDAD; encoded by the coding sequence ATGGACGTGGAGACCCTGCGGACGTTCTTGGACGTGGTGCGGCGCGGCAACTTCGCGGCTGTGGCGCGCGACCGCAACGTGGACCCCTCCTCCGTGTCCCGGGCAGTGGCGGCCCTGGAGGCGGAACTCGGTCTGCGTCTGTTTCACCGCACGACCCGCCGCCTGGCGCCCACCGAGGCGGGCCTGGTGTACTTCCGGCGGGTCGAGCCGCTGGTGGAGGAACTCGAACGCGCCCGGCTGGGGGCGGCCGATACCGAGTCGCACCCCCGGGGGACGCTGCGGATCGCCTCACCGGTAAGCTTCGCGCAGCTCAACCTCGTGCCGCTGCTGCCCGACTTCGCGGCGCTCTATCCCGATCTCGCCCTCGACCTGGTGCTCACCGACGGCGCGCCCGACCTCGTAGAGGAGCGCATCGACGTGGCCCTGCGCCTGGGGCCGCCCCCCGCCGCCGGACTGCGGGCCGTGCCCCTCGCCCGGATGGACGCGCGGGTGTGCGCCAGCCCCGCCTACCTGGAGCGCGCCGGGCGCCCCGAGCGGCCGGGGGACCTGACCCGGCACGCGGGGCTGCTGCTGCACCTCGCGGGCTTTCGGGACGTGTGGCGCTTTCGTTCCCCGGACGGCCGCGTCACCGAGGTCGAGGTGCCCGCGCGGCTGCGCACCTCGAACGCGGTGGCCCTGAAAATGTGCGCCCTGGGCGGCATGGGCGTCTTGCTTCAGGCCCGCTGGATCGTGGGGCGTGAGTTGCGCGCGGGCACGCTCGTGGACCTGTTCCCCGACTTCGAGGTGAGCGCGACGACCTACGAGGACGCCGGGGTGTGGCTGGCCTACCCCGACCGCGCCTACCTGCCCCTGAAGGTGCGGGTCTTCGAGGACTTCCTGCGCCGCGCCTTCGCGGCCGGGCCGCCCTGGGACGCGGACTGA
- a CDS encoding alpha/beta fold hydrolase: protein MTLHATSGARPPLGAHPTSPTTFHTVQLGGVNVFYREAGSPQHPTVVLLHGFPSASHQYQGLMDRLADRYHLIAPDYPGFGHSHHPEPAFAYTFDHLAAVVESLLVRLGLDRYSLYLQDYGGPVGLRLAAEHPERVQALILQNTNAYEEGLSPAFDPVRTLWHRRDAETEAAVLPFFALDTTVFQHTQGAADPARINPDVIDLDQANLDRPGAHAIQLDLLYDYRTNLDAYPAFQAYLREHRPPTLIPWGKNDPFFTEAGARAFLRDVPDAELHLLDAGHFALDDHADEIASLIRTFLSHHLA from the coding sequence TCAACGTGTTCTACCGTGAGGCGGGCTCGCCACAGCATCCCACCGTGGTGCTGCTGCACGGCTTTCCGTCGGCCTCGCACCAGTACCAGGGCCTGATGGACCGCCTCGCGGACCGCTATCACCTGATCGCGCCCGACTACCCCGGTTTCGGCCACAGCCATCACCCCGAGCCCGCCTTCGCGTACACTTTCGATCACCTCGCCGCCGTCGTGGAGAGCCTGCTGGTCCGGCTCGGGCTCGACCGTTACAGCCTTTATCTTCAGGACTACGGGGGCCCGGTCGGACTGCGCCTCGCGGCCGAGCACCCCGAGCGGGTGCAGGCCCTCATCTTGCAAAACACCAACGCGTACGAGGAGGGCCTGTCGCCTGCCTTCGACCCCGTGCGCACCCTGTGGCACCGACGCGACGCCGAGACCGAAGCCGCCGTTCTGCCCTTCTTCGCCCTCGACACGACCGTCTTTCAGCACACCCAGGGGGCGGCCGACCCGGCGCGCATCAACCCGGACGTCATCGACCTCGATCAGGCCAACCTCGACCGGCCCGGGGCCCACGCGATCCAGCTTGACCTGCTCTACGACTACCGCACCAACCTCGACGCCTACCCCGCCTTTCAGGCGTACCTGCGTGAGCACCGGCCACCCACCCTGATTCCCTGGGGCAAGAACGATCCCTTCTTCACCGAGGCGGGTGCCCGCGCCTTCTTGCGCGATGTGCCGGACGCTGAGTTGCACCTGCTGGATGCGGGGCACTTCGCCCTCGACGACCACGCCGACGAGATCGCCAGCCTGATCCGAACGTTTCTCTCTCACCACCTCGCTTGA
- a CDS encoding TetR/AcrR family transcriptional regulator gives MTAPSLRDRRREKRVQELLGIALEVFAEQGVPGAAIEDIARRALLTRAAFYRYFPDKLSLLRALRVWKLGELARQVGDVVDAEPEPGRRLGRLIEESLEFQQEQEAFFRVFFTSGVSPEALGDDALGPYLALVERELRAEHAAGRLGEWPLDRLAALLTALVFTPSIARSFVKGGERHPPADEAALVERLFRHGAGPGPARGVRAGARGP, from the coding sequence GTGACGGCGCCCAGTCTCCGCGACCGGCGCCGCGAGAAGCGCGTGCAGGAGCTGCTCGGCATCGCCCTCGAGGTGTTCGCCGAGCAGGGTGTGCCCGGCGCGGCGATAGAGGATATTGCGCGGCGGGCGCTGCTGACCCGCGCCGCGTTCTACCGGTACTTTCCCGACAAGCTGTCCCTGCTGCGAGCCCTGCGGGTCTGGAAGCTCGGGGAGCTGGCTCGGCAGGTGGGGGACGTGGTGGACGCCGAGCCGGAGCCCGGGCGCCGCCTGGGCCGCCTGATCGAGGAGAGCCTGGAGTTCCAGCAGGAGCAGGAGGCCTTCTTCCGGGTGTTCTTCACGTCGGGCGTCTCTCCCGAGGCCCTGGGGGACGACGCGCTGGGGCCGTACCTGGCCCTGGTCGAGCGGGAACTGCGCGCCGAACACGCGGCGGGGCGGCTGGGCGAGTGGCCCCTGGACCGGCTGGCGGCGCTGCTCACCGCCCTGGTGTTCACGCCCTCCATCGCGCGCAGTTTCGTCAAGGGTGGCGAGCGGCACCCACCGGCAGACGAGGCGGCGCTCGTCGAGCGGCTCTTCCGCCACGGCGCCGGACCAGGACCGGCCCGGGGCGTAAGGGCCGGGGCACGTGGTCCCTGA
- a CDS encoding SDR family oxidoreductase, with protein sequence MKMEGSVALVTGANRGIGRALVERLLEQGSTRVYAAVRNKGELSRVVALDPERVVPLTLDVTDQSAVQAVARQAGDVTLLVNNAGSLALGSILSAPPELIVRDMDTNYYGTLHMVRAFAPVIEANGGGAVVNLLTVVALASMPGLGVYNASKAAAWSMTQSIRADLAGRGIEVFGVFPGAVDTDMIRDFDMPKTSPEEVARAVLDGIEVGEEDIFPDPMSRSVYAGWRADHKAVERQMANS encoded by the coding sequence ATGAAGATGGAGGGCAGTGTGGCGCTCGTGACGGGCGCGAACCGGGGCATCGGGCGGGCGTTGGTCGAGCGGCTCCTGGAGCAGGGTTCAACGCGGGTGTACGCGGCGGTGCGGAACAAGGGAGAGCTGAGCCGAGTCGTCGCGCTCGACCCCGAGCGGGTGGTCCCCCTGACCCTCGACGTGACCGATCAGAGCGCGGTACAGGCTGTGGCCCGTCAAGCGGGTGACGTGACCCTGCTGGTCAACAACGCGGGCTCCCTGGCCTTGGGCAGCATCCTCTCCGCGCCGCCGGAACTGATCGTGCGTGATATGGACACCAACTACTACGGCACCCTGCACATGGTCCGGGCCTTTGCACCCGTGATCGAGGCCAATGGCGGCGGCGCCGTCGTCAATCTGCTCACGGTCGTCGCGCTGGCGTCCATGCCGGGTCTGGGGGTGTACAACGCCTCAAAGGCCGCCGCGTGGTCGATGACCCAGAGCATCCGCGCCGACCTCGCGGGCCGAGGCATCGAGGTGTTCGGCGTTTTTCCCGGGGCGGTGGACACCGACATGATCCGCGACTTCGACATGCCGAAGACCAGCCCCGAAGAGGTGGCCCGGGCGGTGTTGGACGGTATTGAGGTGGGTGAGGAAGACATCTTTCCCGATCCCATGTCACGTTCCGTGTACGCGGGCTGGCGCGCGGACCACAAGGCCGTCGAGCGGCAGATGGCGAACTCGTGA
- the trxA gene encoding thioredoxin has translation MTQPIPLTDQTFADETAHGLTLVDFWADWCGPCHMIAPTVEGLAAEYAGRVKVAKVNVDEQPETAGRHGIRSIPTLILFRDGQPVRRVVGVQPGRTLARLLDGALADTVGAP, from the coding sequence ATGACCCAGCCCATCCCCCTGACCGACCAGACCTTCGCCGACGAGACCGCCCACGGCCTGACCCTGGTGGACTTCTGGGCCGACTGGTGCGGCCCCTGCCACATGATCGCGCCCACCGTGGAGGGGCTCGCCGCCGAGTACGCCGGGCGCGTGAAGGTCGCCAAGGTGAACGTGGACGAGCAGCCCGAGACGGCCGGTCGCCACGGCATCCGCAGCATTCCTACCCTGATCCTCTTCCGGGACGGGCAGCCCGTGCGGCGCGTCGTCGGCGTGCAGCCGGGGCGGACCCTCGCCCGCCTGCTCGACGGGGCGCTGGCCGACACGGTGGGCGCCCCTTGA
- a CDS encoding MarR family winged helix-turn-helix transcriptional regulator, protein MKRRDASTSPPSSAPPSTTPTPRWEPLPASLARWTGYALFWVTDLAGQLYAAGMARIGLQPPHVAILQILSDEGPMNQNRLAKRTRIDKAPLVGLLNALETQGLVERRPHPSDRRAFAVHLTQAGTAKLAAAEEVNAEVTARFFAPLVPAERQTLHDLLTRLATSHGPGPQGDDDA, encoded by the coding sequence GTGAAACGACGAGACGCTTCCACCTCTCCTCCGTCTTCCGCTCCTCCTTCCACAACTCCGACCCCGCGCTGGGAGCCCTTACCGGCCAGCCTCGCTCGCTGGACCGGCTACGCCCTCTTTTGGGTCACAGACCTCGCCGGGCAGCTCTACGCGGCGGGCATGGCGCGCATCGGGCTGCAACCGCCACACGTCGCCATCCTCCAAATCCTGAGCGACGAGGGCCCCATGAATCAGAATCGCCTCGCCAAGCGAACCCGCATCGATAAGGCCCCCCTGGTCGGGTTGCTCAATGCCCTGGAGACCCAGGGGCTCGTCGAGAGGCGGCCTCACCCCAGCGACCGGCGAGCGTTCGCGGTTCACCTGACTCAGGCAGGCACGGCCAAGCTGGCCGCCGCCGAGGAAGTGAACGCCGAAGTCACGGCCCGGTTCTTCGCGCCGCTCGTCCCAGCCGAGCGACAGACCCTCCACGACCTGCTCACCCGCCTCGCCACCAGCCATGGGCCGGGGCCGCAAGGAGATGACGATGCCTGA
- a CDS encoding LysR family transcriptional regulator gives MSRAVAALEAELGLRLFHRTTRRLAPTEAGLVYFRRVEPLVEELERARLGAADTESHPRGRCGSPHR, from the coding sequence GTGTCCCGGGCGGTGGCGGCCCTGGAGGCGGAACTCGGTCTGCGTCTGTTTCACCGCACGACCCGCCGCCTGGCGCCCACCGAGGCGGGCCTGGTGTACTTCCGGCGGGTCGAGCCGCTGGTGGAGGAACTCGAACGCGCCCGGCTGGGGGCAGCCGATACCGAGTCGCACCCCCGGGGACGCTGCGGATCGCCTCACCGGTAA
- a CDS encoding GNAT family N-acetyltransferase, whose product MIRPATPDDSAAVTALAVETGMFSPQDAGVVDRMMTDYFGGARDEGHLCLIDEEEGTRGVAYVLPVTATEGTWELLMIAVRPGLQGQGRGGALLRRVEDDLRSQGGRLLLVQTSGTPDFARTRAFYAKSGYEQEARVRDYYAPGVDMILFRKALTAPGDGPG is encoded by the coding sequence TTGATCCGGCCCGCCACTCCGGACGACTCCGCCGCCGTGACCGCGCTCGCCGTGGAGACTGGGATGTTCTCCCCGCAGGACGCGGGCGTGGTGGACCGCATGATGACCGACTACTTCGGCGGAGCCAGGGACGAGGGGCACCTGTGCCTGATCGACGAGGAGGAGGGGACCCGGGGGGTCGCGTACGTCCTCCCCGTCACGGCGACGGAGGGAACCTGGGAACTGCTCATGATCGCCGTGCGGCCCGGACTCCAGGGGCAGGGCCGGGGCGGAGCGTTGCTGCGGCGCGTAGAGGACGACCTGCGCTCCCAGGGTGGGCGCCTCCTGCTCGTCCAGACCTCGGGCACGCCCGACTTCGCGCGCACCCGGGCCTTCTACGCGAAGAGTGGCTACGAGCAGGAGGCGCGGGTCCGCGACTACTACGCCCCGGGAGTAGACATGATCCTGTTCCGCAAGGCGCTGACTGCCCCCGGCGATGGACCGGGCTGA